Part of the Anomalospiza imberbis isolate Cuckoo-Finch-1a 21T00152 chromosome 29, ASM3175350v1, whole genome shotgun sequence genome, aatcaaatatcCATGGAAAAAAGTTAAATATCCATGGAAAAAACTCATCTGAGAAGGGATCTCATCAATCCATGGAAACACCTGAAATATCCGCGGATATATCTGAAATACCCGTGGAAAAAACTCAAATATCCATGGAAATATCTGAAATACCTGTGGAAAAAGCTCAAATATCCATGGAAATATCTCATctgagaggggatctcatcAATCCATGGAAACACCTGAAATATCTGTGGAAATATCTGAAATATCCGTGGAAATGGCTGAAATATCCGTGGAAATGGCTGAAATATCCGTGGAAATGGCTGAAACATCCATGGAAATGGCTGAAACATCCATGGAAATGGCTGAAACATCCATGGAAATGGCTGAAATACCCACAGAAAGAGCTCAAAGAAAGAGCTCAAATATCCATGGAAATAGCTCATCTGAGAGCGGATCTCATCAATCCATGGAAATGTCTCCCAAGATCCATAAAAATATCTCAAAAATCCATGGAAGTATCCCCAAATGTCCATGGAAACATCTTCTCTGAGGGGGAATTTCATCAGTCCATGGAAATGTCTCCCAAAATCCATGGGAATATCTAGGATATCCATAAAAACCTCTCCTCTGAGGGGGGGATCTCATCAATCCACGGAAATATCTCAAATTCCCACCCAAATCCCTCAAATTCCCACCAAAATTCTCTgtgggggaggggaaaatcctggagaaaaaccccaaattccaggTTTGCCACCCCAACCCCCACCCCGGCGGGAATGAAAGGGGCTGGGATTAACCAAGAGCGTTCCAAATTCtcccaaattttatttttttttccttccccaagcgccccagggagaggagggagcagggagagggagctGGGAACTGCCCGGACTCGTTTGCTCCCAGTTAATTACGGAATTACAGCTCCAGACACATCGTCCCGCCCCCGTTGTTCCTGGGCTTGGAAAAGACATTCCcttctcccagaaaaaaaaaaaaagaaaataaaacaaaccccaGCAGGGCCCACACAGGTGAAGGAGACACCAACACCTGCAGgaatttctccctttttttttttttttggccttccCGGAGccttggaaaaacaaaacctcgGAGATTCCCTCAGGGAGAGGAGGCGGCCCCGGAGACGGCGCCGGACGGAggctccagcctggaaaaatcccttttttccccacacagAACCTGCTTTTATCCCTATTTTCCCTGCtggaaaaatcccttttttccccacacagaacctgcttttttttccctattttccctGCTGGATCCGTGTTCCAGGCTTTACCCTGGAAGCTGGAATGGGGATCCTCCAAATCGGGaattttctgcagagaaaagtttggaatttttgggaacaATGACCTGCAGacagttttttttaatctctatGGATCCAATAATCACCGATTTCCCCActtttcctggttttctccCTGCTGGATTGGCCTTCCAGGCTTTCCCTGGAGCAGCTTGTGCTAGGCCCAGCTCCTCAAAATTGAGATTTTGTGAGGAGAAAAGTTTGGAGTTTCTGGGAATATCAACTTCCAGAGGGATTTTCTGTTTTTATGGATTCACTTCCCCACCGTGCCCGATCGGGACAATCCCCCAGCAGTAGGAATTTGGCTCTTAGGGGGTTTAATTCCATCAAAACCCCCTTGGAAAGACCCTTTTCCCAGGAAACCGCTGCTGACTCCGGGATAAACCTGGCAAAACCATTTTAGGGCAAAAAAGGGACATTTATGCTCCATTCCCAAACTCTTCCTCATTATCCTCTCTCCTCCAGGGAGAAATTTTTGATTTTTAGCCAAAATCCAAGGATTTCCTGTTTTCCTCCGGGAACGCTGCGTCCCTATGgaatccctcccaaccccggGGCAGGAATGGGTTAAAAACCTGCGATTTTTGGTtgaaaaggagcaggaaaacggggcagggaagggaggagaacCCATGGATTTTTACAAGGCCCCAGAAAATCACCTGAGCCACTCCGGGATTGCATCCCAAGGCTGATCCTCTTATCCCACAAATCCCAACAATCCCCGGGGAAAGATAAACCCCGACCCCACATCCCCCACAGCAGCTGGGATTTGCTCCcaggtttttgggttttttttgggttttttttacaatatTCCACATTCCCGGGTTgctttttggttgttttttttttttttttttttttttttttggttttgccccCATTCCCACCcggaattcccgaattcccgggGCTCACCGTTGGGCCGGATGTTGATGAAGGGATAATTGGGCATCACCAGTTTGTTGAAGTTGAATTTGTAGGTGAATCTTTTGCCCTTGGTCTTGTGCAGGATCCTCTTGTTGTAGTAATATCTGCgagcaaattatttttgaaaaccaAACGGATCGAAGCACTCAAAAAtccagaattccttcctaattcctgagggattccttcccaatatcctgTTTGACCAAAATATGGAATGCTGGAATGCAGCTTAAATATCCCTAAAGATCCAGAATTCCTGAAGGATTCCTTCCTAATAGCCTGTTTCAACCAAAATTTGGAATTCCgggaaggtttgggttggaaagagCTCAAAGATCCTTAAAAAtccagaattcctgagggatTCCTTCCTAATTTCCTGCTCAAATATCCCTAAAAATCCAGAATTCatgaagaattccttcctaatatccTGTTTTAACCAAAATTTGGAATTCtggcatggtttgggttggaaagagCTCAAAGATCCTTAAAAGTCCAGAGCCAGGGGCAGCTCCCACCTTCCCAGGTCGCTCCCAGCTGGAACTgggcactcccagggatgggaaatCCAGGGACTCACCCGGACCAGGGAAAGATTCATCCCTAAAATCCCATCTGATGGGATCcagggaggtttttggggtggagAAGGACCTTAAACAGCACCCCGACCCCAAGCCCTGAGATGAGCCAACAGCAGCGTGACACCCcacctaaaaaccccaaaattcatgggaaaaaagggaaaaactccAGATTTGGCTGATCCAAGGGCCtggctgagcctgccctggctcaTCTGGGGTTTGCACTTGTGGTGCCACCAGAGCCGGGCCACCAAAACCCAGAGCTGGGCCACCAAAACCCAGAGCCGGGCCACCAAAACCCTGACGGATGAGCCAACACCACCGTGATATCCCATCTaagaaccccaaaattcatgggaaaaaagggaaaaacccGGATTTGGCTGACCTGAGCCTGTCCTGGCTCATCTGGGGATTGCATTTGTGGcgcccccagagctgggccacTAAAACCCAGAGCCAGGCCACCAAAACCCTGACGGATGAGCCAACACCACCATGACATCCcacctaaaaaccccaaaattcacgggaaaaaagaagggaaaaccCCAGATTTGCTGACCTGAGGGCGCGGCTGAGCTTGTCGTAGTTCATCTGGGGCTTGCACTTGCGGCGCCCCCAGAGCCGGGCCACCTCGTCGGGGTCCTTGATGACGAACTCGCCGTACTCGCCCTGCTGCCAGGCGATGACGTGCCGGAACTCCtccttctgcagcagctccaggatgaAGTGCCACAGCTGGATCTGCCGCGAGCCCGGGCTCGACTCCGTCTTGTACGCCCACTCCGGGAAGTGGTAGccttggggtgggggggaatgggggagaaaatggggggaaatggggggaaaaaaggggagatGTTGTTTAGGGAATGACGGGGTTGGGGCAGGAGGTGGGGTTATGCCTGGTATTCCACGTGGGAGCAGGGAGATCTAGGTTTCCCACCCAGCTGCTCACTTCTGACTCGATtcagacccatttccatggacaatccacccaaaaaaacaccaaaaatccactaaaacccaccaaaaattGTAAAACTTGGGCGGAATTCAATATTCCGTGTGGGAGCAGGGAATTCCAGGTTTCCCACCCAGCTGCTCACTTCTGACTCATTCCAGCcccatttccatggaaaatccaCACAAAGAAACACTAAAACCCACTAAAACCCCACTAAAACCCgtgagaaaaaaaccaaaaaaatttgTAAAACTTGGGTGGATTTCAATATTCCgtgtgggagcagggagatcCAGGTTTCCCACCCAGCTGCTCACTTCTGACTCATTCCAGCcccatttccatggaaaatccacccaaaaaaacaccaaaaatccactaaaacccacaaaaaaacccaccaaaaaacccaccaaaaaaccaccaaacttGGGTGGAATTCAATATTCCGTGTGGGAGCAGGGAATTCCAGGTTTCCCACCCAGCTGCTCACTTCAGCCCCACTTCCTTGGTAAATCCAcccaaaaacattaaaaaaaaaaaaccaaacccccccccaccccccccccaaaaaaaacaccaaaaaaaaccccaccaaaattTGATAAAACCTGGCTGGAACTCAATATTCCATTCAATATTCCAttccaaatccctgggatggaattcaggcaaaaaaaaaaaaaaaaaaaaaatcccactttgaGGTGGagcttggttttggtttttttttgggaaaaatctgatttggggtcagggtttttttgggaaaatcTGATTtgaggttggggtttttttttggaaaatctgatttggggtcagggtttttttgggaaaatctgatttggggtcagggtttttttttttgggaaaatctGATTtgggggtggggtttttttttgggaaaatctGATttgggggtgggtttttttttttgggaaaatctgatttggggggggttttttttgggaaaatgtGATTTGGGAATGGTTTTTTGTGGGGCGAAATCCCCTCTTTTTCCAGCGCCGCCCACATTCCTGCCAGGACACAAATCCCAGGAGGGAAtaatcccaaatccagcccaaatTCAGCCCAAGTGCAGCCCGGGGGAGGCAGGGATAATCTGAATTTCCCACCCAGCCGCTCCAGGCCGGAGCGGGAATGCCGGGATGAGCGTTCCCAGGGATGTTTCTATCCCGTAcgggagaagcagcaggaactgggattgatttttgggattttggggatttttggggtcccttaCCCCCTCCGCCCTCGGGCTTGTCCACGATGCTGCAGCCGGCTttcatcctcttcctcctgcgggGAGAGCGGGCTCAGAGAAACCCcgggtttggggggaaaaacggggaaaacggggaaaatgggggaatggggaataatggggataatggggaaaaagggggggataatggggaaaaagggggaaaaaaggggggaaaaaggggggaaaaaggggggaaaaaggggggaaaaaggggggaaaaaggggaataaTGGGGAATAATGGGGAATAATGGGGAATAATGGGGAATAATGGGGAATAATGGGGAATAATGGGGAATAATGGGGAATAATGGGgaataaagggggaaaatgggggaaaatgggggaaaatgggggaaaatgggggagaaaaagtGGGAGGAAAAGTGGGAGGAAAAGTGGGAGGAAAAAGTGGGAGGAAAAAGTGGGAGAAAAAGtgggagaaaaagggagaaggggggaaatgggggaagaaAACGGGGGGgtaagggagggaaaaggggaaaagaagagaaatgtgaaaaaggggagaaaatgggggcaaaaaaggggggaaaaaaaaagagggaaatttCCCTGCCTGGAATTCCAGGAAGGAGACAAAACAAACCCTGCTCAGTTCCCAGACGGGTTCGGCTGCCAAAATCCACAGCTGGGAGCTCGCCCAGATGTgccagggaaggaggggagggaaaaacagggaaaaaacagggggaaaatagggaaaaattatggaaaatggggggaaaaggggaggaaaatgggaaaagggaaaaaaaaggaggaaaatggggaggaaaatggggaaaaaaggaggaaaatgggaaaaaaggggaggaaaatgTGGGGAAACGgaaaaaattagagaaaaatggggaaaaaagggggaaagggggaggaaaaagggggaaaaggggagggaaatgtgggggaaatgggaaaagggtgggaaaagggggaaaaggggaaagggaaagggggaaaaggagggaaaaaccGAATAAAACGGGAAAacgaggggaaaaaagggaaatttccCAGTCTGGGATTCCGGGCCTGGAATTCACATCAGAGCCCCGGGGGCGACCCGAGAGCACCGGGAGGGAACCGGAGCCCCGGGGAAGGCACCGGAGCCCCGGGGAGGCACCGGAGCCCCGGGGAAGGCACCGGAGCCCCGGGGAAGGCACCGGAGCCCCGGGGAGGCACCGGAGCCCCGGGGAAGGCACCGGAGCCCCGGGAAAGGCACCGGAGCCCCCCGGCCGCTGCCGTTCCCGTCGCCCCCGGCCGCCGCTGCcctcccccgtgccccccgggCCCATCCCGGTTCCCGGTTCCCCGGCAGCCGCTTCAAAGGCCCCAAATGGCCGCCGGGAGGGGCCGAGCGgcgccggggcggcggcggcggggccgggcccggggctctCCCGCTCCGTTAGCGCCGGCCCGAGCCTGTCCCggcctgcccggcccggccccggccccgggcggtgCCGCTCCCCGCCCCGGCAGCCCCGGAGCCGCCGGCCGGGGCCTCCCACGCTCCCCGCCCGGGAATGCGCCGCGGGGGGGTCCCGGCGCCGCTCCCGGTGCCCGCTGCCCACCCGGTAAcggaggggggggggggtcggTCGGTGTTTACTCGCCCCCGCGAAGCGGGGCGGCGCTGGGGAACCCCCGCCCCGCCTCGGATCCGCCTTCTCGGTCGCTCCGTGTTTACCCaaccccccctcccctcccccggTTACCGGgacaccccccccccctccccccgtTACCGGGGCTGCGCTTCAGCCCTGGCCGCCCACCGGAGAGCGCCGCGCAGCCCCCGCTCCGCCTGCCCGGCAACGGGGGGGGCTCTTCTTGATCCCGGCCCGCGCCCCCCGCTCCGGTAACGCCCGGTAATTCCGCCCCCCCTCCCCGGGATCCCCCCGGGACGCACCtgcgggggcggcgcgggccggGAGCGGCGAGGCGGGTTCcgggagaaggaggaggaggaggacgggaagggaggggggaaaCGGGGAAGGAGGCGGGCGGGgaccggggggggggggcggaTCGTCCCCGGTAGCGCGGGGCGGGGAGGAGAGGAGGCGGCTCGGCTTTCGTTGCTCGCCCCGCTGTTGCTGTTGTCGGCGGCGCCGccgcttcttcttcttcttcttcttttttcccttcttcttcttcctcctctccctctcctcctcccggTGCCtcccccgcgccgccgccgccgccgccgccggaaCCGGaaccgccgccgccgcccacGCGCTTCCGGGCAGCGCGCGCGCCCACGCGCTTCCGCTTCCGGCCCCGGCCGGGGGAGGGGGACGCGGGAGCGCGCGCGCGGGAAAcgccccctcccctcccggAGAGCGGCCGGGAAACGGGGCCGAGAGAGGGCAGAAACCGGGATAAACCGAGCTAAAACACGGCAAAACCGGGCTGAACCGAGCTAAAACACGGCAAAACCGGGGTAAACGGGGCCGAGAGAGGGCAGAAACCGGGATAAACCGAGCTAAAACACGGCAAAACCGGGGTGAACCGAGCTAAAACACGGCAAAACCGGGGTAAACGGGGCCGAGAGAGGGCAGACACCGGGATAAACCGAGCTAAAACACGGCAAAACCGGGCTGAACCGAGCTAAAACACGGCAAAACCGGGGTAAACGGGGCCGAGAGAGGGCAGACACCGGGATAAACCGAGCTAAAACACGGCAAAACCGGGGTGAACGGGGCCAAACAGAGCAAAACCGGGGTAAACGGGGCCGAGAGAGGGCAGAAACCGGGATAAACCGAGCTAAAACACGGCAAAACCGGGGTGAACCGAGCTAAAACACGGCAAAACCGGGGTAAACGGGGCCGAGAGAGGGCAGAAACCGGGATAAACCGAGCTAAAACACGGCAAAACCGGGGTGAACCGAGCTAAAACACGGCAAAACCGGGGTAAACGGGGCCGAGAGAGGGCAGACACCGGGATAAACCGAGCTAAAACACGGCAAAACCGGGGTGAACCGAGCTAAAACACGGCAAAACCGGGGTGAACGGGGCCGAGAGAGGGCAGACACCGGGATAAACCGAGCTAAAACACGGCAAAACCGGGCTGAACCGAGCTAAAACACGGCAAAACCGGGGTAAACGGGGCCGAGAGAGGGCAGACACCGGGA contains:
- the ETV3 gene encoding ETS translocation variant 3 isoform X3 — encoded protein: MKAGCSIVDKPEGGGGYHFPEWAYKTESSPGSRQIQLWHFILELLQKEEFRHVIAWQQGEYGEFVIKDPDEVARLWGRRKCKPQMNYDKLSRALRYYYNKRILHKTKGKRFTYKFNFNKLVMPNYPFINIRPNAPRRGSAPSPPPAAAASPSTPRR